A window of Oncorhynchus keta strain PuntledgeMale-10-30-2019 unplaced genomic scaffold, Oket_V2 Un_scaffold_29839_pilon_pilon, whole genome shotgun sequence genomic DNA:
CGAAACAGAACTGGAGGATAGAATTCTAATGGAACCTGAGGATAGAATCGAAACAGAACTGGAGGATAGAATTCTAATGGAACCTGAGGATAGAATCGAAACAGAACTGGAGGATAGAATTCTAATGGAACCTGAGGATAGAATCGGAACAGAACTGGAGGATAGAATTCTAATGGAACCTGAGGATAGAATCGGAACAGAACTGGAGGATAGAATTCTAATGGAACCTGAGGATAGAATCGGGACAGAACTGGAGGATAGAATTCTAATGGAACCTGAGGATAGAATCGGGACAGAACTGGAGGATAGAATTCTAATGGAACCTGAGGATAGAATCGGGACAGAACTGGAGGATAGAATTCTAATGGAACCTGAGGATAGAATCGGGACAGAACTGGAGGATAGAATTCTAATGGAACCTGAGGATAGAATCGAAACAGAACTGGAGGATAGTGTTAATTTATCCAGAAGGTTCTGATGCTGAGGAGCCAGATGGGATTCTCTTTGAGCCAGAGGACAacaagagggagatgaggaggatgataACATCTATGCCACATGGATGGGCCGCTACAAGAAAGCAGCAGAACAGGAGGACAAGGATAAAGAGgtggagaaaagagagacagtgatagaggagaggaagaacagcTTCGAACGACAAGCTCCACCACGGGCAGACCGTCGGCAATCACTACCCTGTCCAGTGAGTCTGTGTACATGTGAGGTACTGTTGTAGAGGAATCTGCTTTGTCTTTGGGAGTTGTATACACAGACCAGTAGGAATGAGTTTTGAGGGGGAGGGTCAGTCACTCCGCCAGGATCCCCTACCACACACCAACCCACCACAGGGCTCTTTAGCTCCTAGCCTGAACCCCAAAATACAGGTAGATAGCTGTTTCTTCTTTCTCACGCTCAGTGTTATAGGAATTTCCAGGAGAACAAACAGGAGAGCAGTCGTAGGGTAAAGTCAATCAATCTTTCCAGTTTATTACAAGTTGCAACAGTGAGACACCACCTAGCACAGAAGCAGAAGAAATGTCTAACTGGCCTCTTGGAGATGGACCCTTTTATATCCCTATCTGACAGCAACACATGTTCTGGAAACAGCAGCTAGACATTTGATGGAAGTCAAGACAAAAAGGCAGTGACTGTCAGCCAGAGAAATAAAAGTTGTTACATTGCTTTGTTGTGCCTTAGCTACAGCCAGAGGACAGGGACTAATGGGATTATAATAGGCAGGAGCATACATCATTTACACCCCCCTCTGGTGGGTATGTTTACTTGAGTTCCTTGTGTTGGGAATTCAGATTAATTCAGTAAATTATCTGTCACTTAACTCCTCactcccccttcatctctctgtttttctttcctcctctctctctcgtgcactttcctctctgtctctgtgtgtgtgtttctctctcaggctCAACTCTCAACGATGATACAGTTGTCTCGTCTCCATACACTACTAGGGCCACGTCTCCTGCCAGGCCAAACTCCCTGCAATGCATCTCATCCATGAATGATCCTGGCTGCCCGATACCAGCCAATACTGAGCGACGATCCTCCATGATTCCAACCTCCATTCCAGATTAAAATGCAAACGCGGTTCCGCAGGCGGAACGTCATGTCTCCGGTACGCTGGCGGTGTGTGTGATGGCCAGGTGGAGGTCTTTCTGAGAACACTACTTTAGTCTCATTCTGTTCAATTAACACTTTGGTAAAAGtaaatctgtgtgtttgtgttgcagaGCGACACTGATTGTGTGGGTCTCATCTGCCATGATGACCTGCACAGAGGAGGGAGTGTTTCTCTCTCaaacactctttctctccctgaagTGTATATAGGAGTGGCTGTGGAGGAAGCAGGCGTGTTGTGTGCAGGTGGCGCTCTTGCCAGAACCACTCTACTGGAGCTCCACTCGAGTCAAAGTACCCTGAGAACCACGTAGAACAGCCTAGAACTGGACAGAAACACCTAGAACTGGACCCAACCTCTCACAACTGCATATAGTTGGAAAGAACTGCCTAGACAGAACTACACCGAACCTGGAAGAACTACCCAGAACCGGTGAAGAACTGCAGAAAAACACTCAGAACTGCCTAGCGTTGTAATGAACCTTGCAGAACTGCTTAGATACGGACATcacttatttttatttattttattttacctttatttaactaggtaagtccgttaagaacaaattcttattttcaatgacggcctaggaacagtgggttaactacctgttctgAATCTAGAGTGCTGTGCTGAGAGAGACCTCTGTATTCCCCCAAATCCCAATAATCCAGTATCTTTTAAAATAGTTTGTGTGATAGTGTATGAGTGAAATGTATGGATGTTTTTCCAAAGGTTTTACTTATAAGAATCGATTCAATGTGTTTATTTCAAGATGTTGTTTGTTTAGTCAAATAAGGGCATTTACATGTTTACATTGTATCCCATCTACGTCTTTGTTTTCCCCTAGTCATTGAATAAAATACTTGGTTGTTCTAATGGTCAAATGTATACTAAGTTGTATCATCTTTAGTACTGTGTACTACTGTGAGGTTTCCACCACAAATATAAGGCTCTGCTGCCCCCTTTTGTTATTGTGGTACTGCAGTTATCCCCAGCCCGTCCCGTCTCCGTGGTTACACAGTGGCGGAAGTTATCGCAATCCACCTGTTGCACTTCGAACAGGAAAAATAGCTCGACAAAATCGATATTTGGCGTTCTTAAAAACTAAGCCAATCGAAGCAACGGGAAAGTTCTAGAACTACTAGCTACATTCTATCTGTGTCAACTTTAATGGACAAACTAAAGAAAGTTTTGAGTGGCCAAGATGGCAACAATGATGACGGCAACATATTGCAAGTAGGTACGttttctagctagctaacgttagctactgtATGTAGTTAGCTAATATGTTGTTTACCCTAAATAATATCTAGCTATGTTTGGCTTTCTCGCTAAGCCTTTCTCAACGCATGCTTTATCTACGTTACGAGTACAGTTGCTTAGCAATAACATAGTAACGTTAGCTAGAAACACTAGGCTAGCTAGGTGAATGATGTCCATGGTTTCTAGCTATGTTGTTTATAAATGGTGCGGTGTTGAAACAGGCGGCGAACCAAGCCTCCACCCTGGGCTGGGGCACGCGCATGAAGGGCTTTATCGCATGTTTCGTGCTCGGGGTCTTGTGTTCCATTCTGGTGAgtcgtcatctctctctcccatcatttCAGCATTGCTCTGACTGTCAATTATGTGTGTCGCTGTCAGTTGTGTTTCCCAAACCTCTCTCAGTCAGCCAGTACACATCGATATGTTTTTATTCCAGAAAGTATTGGGGTTGATCTCGGAGAAATTCAAATATGTGCATTGAGGTCTAGACACTAAGGGCAAGTTGATAGTGTCGACAGTAGAATGGGAGTAATTTGGGACCAATTGATAGTGTCTACAGTAGAATAGGGGCCGACGCTAAATTGTTCATCCTCTCACCTGGTGGCAGGGGACATGCTTGCTGTGGATTCCAAGGGTTGGTCTGATTCTGTTTGCAGTGCTGTACACTCTCGGCAATGTTGCCTCTCTGTGCAGGTGAGTAGAGCGTTGTTGAGTGTTAGTGGGTGTATGTGTGGCTTATGTGGGCATTTACAAAACAGTTAGGcctatttttagattttaaggtATCTCTGGGACCCTCCCCAGATCACAGCTGCATTGTCCTTGTCCAGTTTAACACCTAAGGTGCACATGATACAGCAATCACATTTCTAGTGCAGTTACTACAATAATGTAAGTTTAGTCAAATAATGTGTGTATTCTCAGCACTATGTTCCTGATGGGACCCCTTAATCAGCTGAAGAGGATGTGTGCCAAAGAAAGAGCACTGGCCACAGCTATCATGCTGGTGAGaccacacgacacacacacacacacacacacacccatgtttgttttactatccttgtctGGACCAAAACATATATTCCCTTTCAAAATACTATTTTCCCTAActcctaattctaaccctaactcctaattctaaccctaattgtaacccctaagcctaaaatatatatttttcttgtgGGGACCAACAAACTATCCCCACGTGTCAAaatgttccttgttttactatgcTGAGGACTTTTGGTCCCCACCAGGATAgtaaaacaacaaaaaacagttTTTCTGTTCATTAATTACATGCTACTTGTCTCTCCTCACAGACCTGTCTGGTTCTAACTATGTGTTCTGCTTTCTGGGTGAGTATAACACACACATGATACATATCCTGCACCTGTTGTGTTATCAAATCCCTGCAGGCCTTTTTAGCTAGTCTGTTACTCATTTAAACTTTGTCTTACATTGTTCTGCCTCAAAGTATATCTgagtgcttctctctctctacagtggaAGAATAATGGTCTAGCCTTACTCTTCTGTATTCTACAGTTTCTGGCCTTCGCTtggtgagtgacacacacacacacacgtgcttgATTAATCTCCTTCctttagtgtgtgtttgtggtatTACATCCCTACAGTCTGCAgtctgagtgacacacacacacgcccagaGTTGTTCTGTGCTGAGGGCTTTTTGGCAGGCAGCTCAATGCCAGGTCCTTATTTGTAACTGAAAACAGAGTAATTATGGCCATAGCTTTTAGCCTGGCTAATCACACACGACTAATGCAGCTAGCTTTGTTCTCTCAAGCACCTCCTTCACAAAGACAGGAgattcatatacacacacacacacacacacacactcactctctcttgcccacatacatgtacacacagaTGTGCAATtagtttacatacatacataaacaccATTAAAATAACTTccactgtaacacaacaaacacTCATGCATAAACTCTGTTTTCACAGACTCTCTGCCACTGACACACTTCAGATAGAGACCTTATACAGCCCTTTGCTGTGTGTGATGTATGACGCTGACTTCTACTATCCTTCTGTGTTTCAGGTATGGCCTGTCCTACATTCCATTCGCACGGTGAGTGTTGGTTTACAGTAACTGCCC
This region includes:
- the sft2d2b gene encoding SFT2 domain containing 2b, which codes for MDKLKKVLSGQDGNNDDGNILQAANQASTLGWGTRMKGFIACFVLGVLCSILGTCLLWIPRVGLILFAVLYTLGNVASLCSTMFLMGPLNQLKRMCAKERALATAIMLTCLVLTMCSAFWWKNNGLALLFCILQFLAFAWYGLSYIPFARDAVIKAFSVCLK